The sequence below is a genomic window from Anaerolineae bacterium.
AGCGGCTGGAGCGACATCTTCTTTCTGGGCATGGATTTTCCCGAAGGGGCGCGGGTGCTGAATGTGTCTATTGACCTGTGCGTCCGGGATGCTAACGGGACCAACGTCCCGCAGCCACCGGTGGAAGCCTATTTTCGCGTTATTGACCAGCCCATTCTGCGCCTTGTCAGCGTTGACCTGGGAGCCACTGCCGAAATCACCACCCTGGCCGAAGTGTTTGATTTTGCCCGGGATTACCTGGGCCTGCTAAAAGCAGCGGTGATTGCCGCCGGCATTGTACCGCCGGGCATGGAGGGCGCGGAGCAGCCCCTGGCCGATCTGCTGGCCCGGCTGGTCAGGCCCGGCTATGGTCTGGAGCTGGTCAGCCGGGTCAACGATATTCCCAAGGGGTCGCGGCTGGCGGTCTCTACCAGCCTGTTGGCCTGCCTGATTAGCGTTTGCATGCGGGCCACGGGCCAAACCCAATCCCTCACCGGGCCGTTGGCCGAAGCGGAACGTCGCCTGGTGGCGGCGCGGGCCATCCTGGGCGAGTGGCTGGGCGGTTCGGGTGGCGGCTGGCAGGACTCCGGCGGGGTTTGGCCCGGCATGAAACTGATCTACGGCGTAAACGCAGCCGAAGGCGACCCCGAATTTGGCATTAGCCGGGGGCGGCTTTTGCCCGATCATAAAATTTTCACCCTGGACGAAATTTCGGCGGAGACGCGCCAGAAACTGCAAGACAGCCTGGTGTTGGTGCACGGCGGTATGGCCCAGGATGTCGGCCCTATCCTGGAAATGGTCACCGAAAAATATTTGCTGCGCTCGGAAGCGGAGTGGCAGGGCCGCCAGGAAGCCATTCGCATTCTGGATGAGGTGGTGGCGCTGCTACAGCAGGGCCGGGTGCAAAAAATTGGAGCCGCCACCCAGCACAACTTTTTTGGCCCCATCCAAACCATCATCCCCTGGGCCAGCAATTTGTATACCGAAACCCTGGTGGAGCGGGTCAAGGCCGAGTTTGGCGATGATTTTTGGGGATTTTGGATGTTGGGCGGCATGTCCGGCGGGGGAATGGGCTTTATTTTCAACCCCAAAAAGAAGCTGCTGGCCCAAGAACAACTGCCCAACATTATGCATAACACCAAACGCCAGCTTGAAATGGCCGTGCCCTTTGGCATGGCCCCTGTAGTTTACAATTTTGCCATCAATGAGCGCGGCACTTTTGCCCATTTACTGACCAACGAGGCCGCTCTCATGCCGCCGGGTTATTACACGCTGACCGTGCCCGGCCTGTTGCGTCTGGAACCGCGCCAGTTGTCTAATTTCCGGCGGGCCGAGTTAGACCGCTTTGGCCGGGCCTGCCGCACCGAACCCAGCCACGCGGGCATGGTGCAGCACCTCTTCGACCGCCTGCTACCCCACGCCGGTCAAGAGGAAGCCCGCGAGCAGAGCCTGGCGGCGTTGCTGGACAAATACGGTTTTGACCGGGTGCAGCACGAGCAAATCCGGGCCGATTTGCGCAGCGGGCGCATTGGCCTGGCCCAAAACCGGCTGCCCGTGAGCAGCAAAATTGAAGATGCCCGCCCCGAGGATGTGTACGACGCCACCCCGGGTTTGCCCAACTCGTTTCGCAGTATCGGCCTGGACGCCCTGGCCGAAGGCGCGCTGGCCGTGGTCTCCCTGGCCGGCGGCGCGGGCAGCCGCTGGACCAAGGGCGCGGGCGTGGTAAAGGCGCTCAACCCGTTTTGCAAATTGGGGGGGCGGCACCGCACCTTCATCGAAGTTCACCTGGCCAAAAGTCGCCGCGCCGGCCGCCTGTGCGGCGCGCCGCTGCCGCACGTCGTCACGACCAGCTATCTGACGCACGACCCGATTGCGGCCTACCTGCAAGCCGAAAATAATTACGGCTACCCCGGCCCGCTGCTGCTTTCGCCCGGCCGCATCATCGGGCTGCGCCTGGTGCCAATGGCCCGCGACCTGCGCTTTGCCTGGGAAGAGATGCCCCAACAACTGCTGGACGAGCAGGCCCAAAAAGTGCTGGACAGCCTGCATACGGCGCTCATTGGTTGGGCGCAGCAAATGGGCGAAGGCAGCGATTACACCGACAACCTGCCGCTGCAATGCCTGCACCCGGTTGGGCACTGGTACGAGGTGCCCAATCTTTTCCGCAACGGGGTGCTGGCCCGGCTGCTGGATGAACGGCCCCAGTTGAAATACCTGCTGGTACACAATATTGACACCCTGGGCGCAGACGTTGACCCGGCCCTGCTGGGCTATCACATCGAGCAAGGGGCGACCCTGACCACGGAAGTGATCACCCGCCGCATCGAGGACCGGGGCGGGGGGCTGGCTCGACTTGACGGCCATTTGCGCCTGATTGAGGGCCTGGCTCTGCCCCGCGAGGAGATTGAGTTTGAGCTGTCTTACTACAATTCCAGCACCACCTGGGTTGACCTGGACCGGCTGCTGGCGGTATTTGGCTTGGCCAGAACCGACCTGACCCACGCCGACAAGGTGGCCGCAGCTGTGCGTAAACTGGCCGCCCGCATGCCGACCTACATCACCCTGAAGGACGTAAAAAAACGTTGGGGCAAGGGCCAGGAAGACATTTATC
It includes:
- a CDS encoding UTP--glucose-1-phosphate uridylyltransferase yields the protein MSELINIITATDPETRNRSLDTFCRAASLNELLDECAVLEHFRCGSDNLYQQVRALFFLYAIHRFHLPLKAGLSSKGLVPFDGYTNLLKRRFEEAIEIFLATQAADGPNDGISSALAASYHGLGFQTLANQVRRSVRSVWGNQWMFRLGHPADQPLRVRPELFQRSVATPLFPLLKETTPVRMDLTHSGWSDIFFLGMDFPEGARVLNVSIDLCVRDANGTNVPQPPVEAYFRVIDQPILRLVSVDLGATAEITTLAEVFDFARDYLGLLKAAVIAAGIVPPGMEGAEQPLADLLARLVRPGYGLELVSRVNDIPKGSRLAVSTSLLACLISVCMRATGQTQSLTGPLAEAERRLVAARAILGEWLGGSGGGWQDSGGVWPGMKLIYGVNAAEGDPEFGISRGRLLPDHKIFTLDEISAETRQKLQDSLVLVHGGMAQDVGPILEMVTEKYLLRSEAEWQGRQEAIRILDEVVALLQQGRVQKIGAATQHNFFGPIQTIIPWASNLYTETLVERVKAEFGDDFWGFWMLGGMSGGGMGFIFNPKKKLLAQEQLPNIMHNTKRQLEMAVPFGMAPVVYNFAINERGTFAHLLTNEAALMPPGYYTLTVPGLLRLEPRQLSNFRRAELDRFGRACRTEPSHAGMVQHLFDRLLPHAGQEEAREQSLAALLDKYGFDRVQHEQIRADLRSGRIGLAQNRLPVSSKIEDARPEDVYDATPGLPNSFRSIGLDALAEGALAVVSLAGGAGSRWTKGAGVVKALNPFCKLGGRHRTFIEVHLAKSRRAGRLCGAPLPHVVTTSYLTHDPIAAYLQAENNYGYPGPLLLSPGRIIGLRLVPMARDLRFAWEEMPQQLLDEQAQKVLDSLHTALIGWAQQMGEGSDYTDNLPLQCLHPVGHWYEVPNLFRNGVLARLLDERPQLKYLLVHNIDTLGADVDPALLGYHIEQGATLTTEVITRRIEDRGGGLARLDGHLRLIEGLALPREEIEFELSYYNSSTTWVDLDRLLAVFGLARTDLTHADKVAAAVRKLAARMPTYITLKDVKKRWGKGQEDIYPVTQFEKLWGDMTALPELGHRFVVVPRRRGQQLKEVAQLDGWLRDGSAAYLESLCEWG